The following are from one region of the Rhinoraja longicauda isolate Sanriku21f chromosome 3, sRhiLon1.1, whole genome shotgun sequence genome:
- the LOC144611574 gene encoding sialic acid-binding Ig-like lectin 15 has protein sequence MQGDNVRASMVIGRKNGTATLPCSFSPSIRNPSPITIRWMKGSSREESTVFNHSVNPPYNVPIKGGGRYELVGKLDQGDASIRVKELRLNDSSDYFCHVWVMNSTQETVTQDETKLEVVVPSTILELFVESDNGTGEHTLVCRAEGKPPANITWIGPGNSALNSSEMRVTHDPEKLLTVGELLHPRMPGKYTCVAVNEHQRDTREIHLFEDGLRALAIRAAIYAVYFLMIGFTFCWLKRGERHHLSSNAGVNRSDAAPPSGSVRFR, from the exons ATGCAAGGTGATAATGTCAGAGCATCCATGGTGATTGGGAGGAAGAATGGCACTGCCACACTGCCCTGCTCCTTCAGTCCCTCGATCAGGAATCCCAGCCCCATCACGATCCGCTGGATGAAGGGGAGTTCACGGGAAGAGTCCACAGTCTTTAATCACTCTGTGAACCCTCCCTACAATGTCCCTATAAAGGGAGGAGGTCGATATGAGCTGGTGGGAAAACTAGACCAGGGAGACGCCTCTATCAGAGTGAAGGAGCTCAGACTGAACGACAGCAGTGACTATTTCTGTCACGTTTGGGTCATGAATTCCACACAGGAGACGGTGACTCAGGATGAGACGAAACTGGAGGTTGTGG TCCCATCCACCATCCTGGAGCTGTTTGTTGAGAGCGACAATGGAACTGGAGAACACACCCTTGTGTGCAGGGCTGAAGGGAAGCCCCCTGCAAACATCACGTGGATCGGCCCAGGGAACAGCGCACTGAACAGTAGTGAGATGAGGGTCACACATGATCCAGAGAAACTACTGACTGTGGGAGAGCTGCTTCACCCCAGGATGCCAGGGAAATACACGTGTGTGGCTGTGAATGAACACCAGAGAGACACGCGTGAGATCCACCTATTCGAGGATGGACTAAGAGCGTTGGCCATTCGGGCTGCAATTTATGCGGTCTATTTTCTTATGATTGGCTTCACTTTCTGCTGGTTGAAGAGAGGTGAACGTCACCATCTGAGCTCCAATGCCGGTGTCAACAGGAGCGATGCTGCGCCCCCCAGTGGCAGTGTCAGGTTCAGGTGA